From the Mesorhizobium koreense genome, the window TCGCACGCATGAAGGCGGAGGGATTGGCCGCGGAGTTTTTCCTGGCCGATCTGACGATGCGTGCGGACATTGCCGCAGCGGTCGCGCAGATAGTGGAAAAGTTTGGCCCTCCCGACGCGCTTTTCAATCACGCTGGAACCATCGTCATCAAGCCATTTCTGGAAATCACGGACGATGACGTCGATTTCCTGATCAAAGCCAATCTGATCAGCATGATGGCCATGACCCAGACGGTCCTGCCGCACATGATCGAGAATGGAGGAGGGGCGATCGTGTGCATGTCCTCCATCTCCGCGGAACTTGCGACACCGATGGAAGTCCTCTACGGCGCGACCAAGGCCGGCTGCCAGATGTTTGCCAGAGGCATCGCCATCGAATTCCGGGATCGGAACATCCGCTGCAATTCCGTCAGCCCTGGCTTTGTTAAGACACCGCATGGCGAGCGCGAGTTGAAGGAACTCCAGGCACTAGGCGTTTCGGTCGATGAAGACGCGCTAGCGGAATTGCAAGGCAGGCTTTGCAAGCCTGTCGAAGTAGCCGAAGCCGTATTCTTCCTTGCCAGCCCAGCGGCGAGCTTTATCAATGGTGCCAATATCGTCGTGGACAACGGCTTCAGTGCGCAATGATGAAGCGCTGGATGGACCAGCCTGAATCCTCGGCGCATGGCAGGGGCGATCCTGATTGTTGCATGCCGGGTGCGGTGGGTGCGGCCAGGGAACCCGTTGAGAGGCTGTCTGGATTCCAGAAAGGGTATTATCCCGCAGAGCTGCTTTGCTCGATCGAGGCAGGCAAGGCGCTTCGGGGCACCAATTTCCCTATTTATTCGCGCGACGGCGAAAGTCCGTTGAGGGCGGTCGATATCCGGGCCTTTGCCATTGCAACTATTACCGTTACGAACGCACAATTTCGTTCCTTCGTGGAATCGACCGGGCACGTCACGGACGCGGAGAAGGCGGGTGGCGCCTTCGTGTTTCTCGGTGGGACTGGATCGAGCTTCGGCGCGAAACGTGTCTCGGGGATGCCGTGGTGGGCATTCGTGCCGGGCGCGTGTTGGCGCGCGCCGCTCGGTGCTGCGGACGAGGCGTGGTGCGACCCCGATCATCCCGTGACTCAGGTCAGTTGGACCGATGCGGCAGCCTATGCAGAATTCGTCGGCGGGCGACTGCCTAGCGAGGTGGAATGGGAGCACGCCGCACGGGGCGGGCTCGGTGACGTGCCCTATCCCTGGGGGACCGAGGAGCCAACGGACCGCGGCTCCTTTCCCTGCAATATCTGGCAGGGCGATCTTTCAACCGACAATCTTGCCTATGATGGCTGCGGACTGACGGCTCCAGCGCGATCCTTTGAGCCGAACGGCTACGGCCTCTACAACATGGTCGGCAATGTCTGGGAGTGGTGTGCTGACGCACGCCCGGCTGCCGATCTGGGCGGCAAAAGTGCGGGCGCTCCAAGGGCGCAGGCCGATCGGGCGGAGGATCGTGTTTTGAAAGGAGGATCCTTCCTGTGTCACGTATCGTACTGCCATCGCTACAGGATCGCGGCGCGGATGTTTCGCCCGCATGGCCTTGCGATCGGCCATGTCGGATTTCGCATCGCCTTCGATCTCTGAAGGACGCTATCTCAGAAACGACCGGGTCTCTTCGACCTGGCGGATCAACGCATTAAGCATATCTGGATCTCGGGAGAGATAGGCGATCGCTTTCGTATCATCGACACCGATGTTGATATCGTTGTGATGGATGCCGGCGTGATCACGCTTGAGAACGCCGACCATCAGCGCGCGCGCTATTACGATATCGATCGAGCTTGCCAGGTTGTTTCTGTAGTAGAGTCGATCGCCGTTGAAATCCGGCGTGTGATCCCAGGCCTTGTAGTCGCCTTCCCGCAATCCCTTCATCACAAACTGCCGCACGAGTTGGCTTTCCTTGACCCGCGCCGCCAATCCCGACAGGTTCCAGCGTTGTTCGGCGAGCTGGTGCAACTCTTCCAACAGTGACTGGAATTCCGGCTTTCCGGCCAGATTGTCGTGTTCCTCGGGATCGTTCGAAAGATCATAGAGCTGTGCGGGGTCGAGCGCGCAGTAGATGTATTTGTGGGGTCCCTTCTTCACCATATGGACGGTGGCCGGTGTCGTTTCGGACATGAGCTCAGCGTAGACGACGTCGCTTCGGCCATTGGAATTGCCGCCCAACAACCCGACAAGGCTCTGTCCGTCGACCGCGAAAGGGATCTCCGCCTGGGCAAATTCAGCAAGCGTCGGGAGCAGATCAATCAATGAGCAGTTCTGTGCAACACGCGCGGCGCCGGCGTGCCCTGGTGCATGCACTACGAAGGGAACTCGTGCCGACTGTTCGAAGAAGCTCCTCTTGAACCAGAGATCGCGCTCGCCAAGAAACTCCCCGTGATCGGAGGTGAGGATTACGATCGTGTTTTCGCCATATCCGCAACTCTCAAGCGTTTGCCGCAATTCGCCGATCTTGTCGTCGATATAGGAGATTGCGCCATAGTAGGCGTGACGTGCGGCGCGAACCGTATCTGCGCTCAGGCCCGCCTCGTCCATGCCGAAATGGGCGCGGATGCGCCGGCTGTGCGGATCTTCGCTTCGCGGCAGGTTCGGCATATCGATTTCTTCATCCGAGTACCGGTCCCAGTAGGGTGCGGTGATGGAGAAGGGATCGTGCGGATGCGTGAACGACACGGTCAGGAAGAACGGGCTCGCATCGCGCGAACGCGCGAGGTCGAACAGCCAGCGATTAGCGCGGAAAGCAACCTCGTCGTCAAAATCGACCTGTACGCTCCTTTGGCAGGAGCCTGCCTCCGTGACCACGCGCATTTCACCGGTGTTCGTACC encodes:
- a CDS encoding SDR family NAD(P)-dependent oxidoreductase — protein: MKGKVVIISGGATGIGAAAVELFARKGAVVACVDRNETQGRELVARMKAEGLAAEFFLADLTMRADIAAAVAQIVEKFGPPDALFNHAGTIVIKPFLEITDDDVDFLIKANLISMMAMTQTVLPHMIENGGGAIVCMSSISAELATPMEVLYGATKAGCQMFARGIAIEFRDRNIRCNSVSPGFVKTPHGERELKELQALGVSVDEDALAELQGRLCKPVEVAEAVFFLASPAASFINGANIVVDNGFSAQ
- a CDS encoding formylglycine-generating enzyme family protein, which gives rise to MDQPESSAHGRGDPDCCMPGAVGAAREPVERLSGFQKGYYPAELLCSIEAGKALRGTNFPIYSRDGESPLRAVDIRAFAIATITVTNAQFRSFVESTGHVTDAEKAGGAFVFLGGTGSSFGAKRVSGMPWWAFVPGACWRAPLGAADEAWCDPDHPVTQVSWTDAAAYAEFVGGRLPSEVEWEHAARGGLGDVPYPWGTEEPTDRGSFPCNIWQGDLSTDNLAYDGCGLTAPARSFEPNGYGLYNMVGNVWEWCADARPAADLGGKSAGAPRAQADRAEDRVLKGGSFLCHVSYCHRYRIAARMFRPHGLAIGHVGFRIAFDL
- the betC gene encoding choline-sulfatase, with translation MPLLPNVVLIQTDQMCCSAMPFHGNSVVKAPHMASLAASGIVFDNMYCNYPLCAPSRASMMSGRLASSIGVYDNGAEFQASVPTLAHVLRAAGYRTCLSGKMHFVGPDQLHGFEERITTDIYPSDFSWTADWQRQHGTNTGEMRVVTEAGSCQRSVQVDFDDEVAFRANRWLFDLARSRDASPFFLTVSFTHPHDPFSITAPYWDRYSDEEIDMPNLPRSEDPHSRRIRAHFGMDEAGLSADTVRAARHAYYGAISYIDDKIGELRQTLESCGYGENTIVILTSDHGEFLGERDLWFKRSFFEQSARVPFVVHAPGHAGAARVAQNCSLIDLLPTLAEFAQAEIPFAVDGQSLVGLLGGNSNGRSDVVYAELMSETTPATVHMVKKGPHKYIYCALDPAQLYDLSNDPEEHDNLAGKPEFQSLLEELHQLAEQRWNLSGLAARVKESQLVRQFVMKGLREGDYKAWDHTPDFNGDRLYYRNNLASSIDIVIARALMVGVLKRDHAGIHHNDINIGVDDTKAIAYLSRDPDMLNALIRQVEETRSFLR